A genome region from Cerasicoccus sp. TK19100 includes the following:
- a CDS encoding chemotaxis response regulator protein-glutamate methylesterase codes for MRIGLVNDMNLALECLRRVVESSGEHVVAWSAENGQQAVDYCSADLPDLVLMDLVMPVMNGAEATREIMEKSPVPILVVTASMTTNGDLVYEAMGHGALDATVTPTLGPGGNMDGAQPLLEKIQRIGLIAGKSTVSHSTGITRPGFPMPSAHSLEKPPFIAIGSSTGGPQALATVLSNLDEDFPGIVGIVQHVDPQFAPGMADWLNARCKLPVQLAEHGMRPQPGNVYMAGQDAHMRIRTGGIFEFTVEPTHLVNRPSVDVFFKSLASHWPKPGVAMILTGMGRDGAEGLKLLRERGWRTIAQDQESSVVYGMPKAAVEIGAAHESLSIDMIGPAALNRLSQMTGG; via the coding sequence ATGCGAATAGGCTTGGTCAACGACATGAATCTCGCCCTCGAGTGCTTGCGCCGGGTGGTGGAGTCCAGCGGTGAACACGTTGTGGCCTGGTCGGCGGAAAATGGCCAACAGGCTGTCGATTATTGCTCTGCCGATTTGCCGGACCTGGTCTTGATGGACCTCGTGATGCCCGTCATGAACGGTGCCGAAGCCACGCGTGAGATCATGGAAAAATCGCCCGTGCCCATCCTCGTGGTGACAGCCTCCATGACGACCAATGGCGACCTGGTTTACGAAGCCATGGGCCACGGAGCGCTCGACGCCACGGTGACCCCCACCTTGGGGCCCGGCGGCAACATGGATGGCGCGCAACCGTTGTTGGAGAAAATTCAACGCATCGGCCTGATTGCCGGCAAGTCAACGGTTAGCCACAGCACCGGCATCACGCGCCCCGGCTTTCCAATGCCCTCCGCCCACAGCCTGGAGAAACCGCCCTTTATCGCGATTGGTTCGTCCACCGGCGGGCCACAGGCTTTGGCCACGGTTTTGAGTAATCTAGATGAGGATTTCCCCGGCATCGTAGGGATCGTCCAGCACGTCGACCCGCAGTTCGCCCCCGGCATGGCTGATTGGCTGAACGCCCGCTGCAAGCTCCCCGTGCAGCTCGCCGAGCACGGCATGCGGCCGCAACCGGGCAATGTTTATATGGCCGGGCAAGACGCGCACATGCGCATCAGAACTGGCGGCATCTTTGAGTTTACCGTCGAGCCGACGCACCTCGTCAACCGTCCCTCGGTGGATGTCTTCTTTAAAAGCCTGGCCTCGCACTGGCCCAAGCCAGGCGTAGCCATGATCCTCACCGGCATGGGCCGAGACGGTGCCGAAGGCCTCAAGCTGCTCCGCGAACGCGGCTGGCGCACCATTGCGCAGGACCAGGAAAGCTCGGTCGTCTACGGCATGCCCAAGGCGGCAGTCGAAATCGGGGCCGCCCACGAAAGCCTGTCGATCGACATGATTGGCCCCGCCGCGCTCAACCGCCTCTCGCAGATGACTGGCGGGTAA
- a CDS encoding carboxymuconolactone decarboxylase family protein: MSRINTIEPANAPQNIAALYDAVKKKLGLVPNMVKVLGNSNAALQGYLSLSGAVSSGRLSPSTREKIALLVAERNGCDYCLSAHTAISSLLKIPAQDVEAARRGKSPIRKEQAILTLAEAIVANKGVVSSEDYAAAVDQGVTDEEALEVVANVAVNILTNYVNNFAQPEIDFPRVEVGAA, encoded by the coding sequence ATGAGCAGAATAAACACCATCGAACCGGCCAATGCGCCGCAGAATATCGCCGCACTGTATGACGCAGTGAAGAAGAAGCTGGGGCTCGTCCCCAACATGGTCAAAGTCCTCGGCAACAGCAACGCGGCTCTCCAGGGCTACCTTAGCTTGAGCGGCGCGGTTTCCAGCGGTCGCCTCAGCCCGTCCACCCGCGAGAAGATCGCCCTGCTCGTGGCCGAACGCAACGGCTGCGACTACTGCCTGAGTGCCCACACCGCGATCAGCAGCTTGCTGAAGATTCCCGCGCAGGACGTCGAGGCCGCCCGCCGTGGCAAGTCTCCCATCCGCAAGGAGCAGGCCATCCTGACTTTGGCCGAGGCCATCGTCGCCAACAAGGGCGTCGTCTCCTCCGAGGACTACGCCGCCGCCGTCGATCAGGGCGTCACGGACGAAGAGGCGCTCGAAGTCGTGGCCAACGTCGCCGTGAACATCCTCACGAACTACGTCAACAACTTCGCGCAGCCGGAGATCGACTTCCCCCGCGTCGAGGTGGGTGCCGCCTAA
- a CDS encoding TetR/AcrR family transcriptional regulator produces the protein MKQATPAKTKRDEILAVASKLFYEQGYNQAGIQQIIKEAGTAKGTFYTHFKSKEELGVAWLRGRHVTWNTWLHNAVDAADSPRDKILAAFDFLGQWMADCHYRGCAFLNTLCETPNCDSPLRAEIAAHKQELRDLFERLVGQHFPNNNPAANAQTGAVIYILFEGALVEMQNFCEHWPLDAAKQHVEQLL, from the coding sequence ATGAAGCAAGCCACACCAGCCAAGACCAAGCGGGACGAAATCCTGGCGGTCGCCTCGAAGCTCTTTTACGAGCAGGGGTATAATCAGGCCGGCATCCAGCAAATCATCAAAGAGGCTGGAACCGCCAAGGGCACCTTCTACACCCATTTCAAGTCAAAGGAGGAGCTCGGTGTCGCCTGGCTCCGCGGCCGGCACGTCACCTGGAACACCTGGCTGCACAACGCAGTCGATGCCGCGGATTCGCCCAGAGACAAGATCCTCGCCGCATTCGATTTCCTCGGCCAGTGGATGGCGGACTGCCATTACCGCGGCTGCGCCTTCCTTAATACCCTCTGCGAAACGCCCAACTGCGACAGCCCACTCCGTGCCGAAATCGCCGCCCACAAGCAAGAGCTGCGCGATCTCTTCGAGCGGCTCGTCGGCCAGCATTTTCCCAATAACAACCCTGCCGCCAACGCCCAGACTGGCGCCGTGATCTATATCCTCTTCGAGGGTGCCCTCGTGGAAATGCAGAACTTCTGTGAGCATTGGCCACTCGACGCCGCCAAGCAGCACGTTGAGCAACTTCTTTAA